A genomic segment from Glycine max cultivar Williams 82 chromosome 1, Glycine_max_v4.0, whole genome shotgun sequence encodes:
- the LOC100818855 gene encoding Mitochondrial outer membrane protein porin 2-like, whose translation MSKGPGLFTDIGKKSKDLLTKDYSSDQKLTVSSYSVSGVTLTSTSVTKGGLSTGDVAALYKYKNTVIDVKLDTASTISTTLTFNDVLPSTKTIASFKLPDYNSGKLEVQYFHDHATLTTAVALKQSPVIDVSATVGTPTIALGAEAGYDTSSGGFTKYTAGISVTRPDSSASVILGDKGDSIKASYLHHLDLLKKSAAVAEITRKFSTNENTFTVGGSFAVDPLTQVKARLNNHGKLGALLQHEIIPKSVFTVSGEIDTKALDKNPRFGLAIALKP comes from the exons ATGAGCAAGGGACCGGGTCTCTTCACCGATATCGGCAAAAAATCCAAAG ATCTTTTGACTAAGGACTACAGCTCCGATCAGAAACTCACCGTTTCCTCCTACAGCGTCTCCGGAGTG ACCCTCACTTCAACATCTGTGACGAAAGGAGGACTCTCAACAGGGGATGTGGCAGCACTGTACAAGTATAAGAACACTGTTATTGATGTTAAACTTGACACCGCATCAACT ATCTCCACAACCCTCACATTTAATGACGTTCTTCCATCCACCAAGACTATTGCTTCATTTAAGCTGCCTGATTATAATTCTGGCAAG TTAGAGGTTCAATACTTCCATGACCATGCTACCTTAACAACAGCTGTTGCACTGAAGCAATCCCCTGTCATTGATGTTTCTGCCACAGTTGGTACCCCAACCATTGCTTTGGGTGCTGAGGCAGGCTATGACACTTCATCTGGtggttttacaaaatacactgCTGGGATTAGTGTCACGAGACCCGATTCTTCTGCTTCAGTAATCCT TGGTGACAAGGGTGACAGCATTAAAGCATCATACCTCCATCATCTGGATCTATTGAAGAAGAGTGCCGCAGTTGCAGAGATCACGAGAAAGTTCTCAACAAATGAGAACACTTTTACAGTAGGAGGGTCTTTTGCTGTTGACCCTCTGACACAGGTCAAAGCAAGGCTCAACAATCATGGAAAGCTCGGGGCCCTCCTGCAGCACGAGATCATACCAAAGTCAGTGTTTACTGTTTCTGGTGAGATTGACACCAAGGCCCTGGATAAAAATCCCAGGTTTGGATTGGCAATTGCCCTCAAACCTTGa
- the LOC100819391 gene encoding 60S ribosomal protein L26-1 has product MKFNPRVSSSRRKSRKAHFTAPSSVRRVLMSAPLSTDLRSKYNVRSIPVRKDDEVQVVRGTYKGREGKVVQVYRRKWVIHIERITREKVNGSTVNVGIHPSKVVVTKLRMDKDRKSLLDRKAKGRAAADKEKGTKFAPEDIMQTVD; this is encoded by the coding sequence ATGAAGTTTAACCCTAGGGTTTCCTCAAGCCGTCGCAAGAGCCGCAAGGCTCACTTCACCGCTCCGTCGAGCGTGCGCCGCGTCCTGATGAGCGCGCCTCTCTCCACCGATCTCCGGTCAAAGTACAACGTGCGGTCCATTCCGGTTCGCAAGGACGACGAGGTTCAGGTCGTGAGGGGAACCTACAAGGGCCGCGAGGGCAAAGTGGTCCAGGTCTATCGCCGCAAGTGGGTCATCCACATCGAGCGCATCACCCGCGAGAAGGTTAACGGCTCCACCGTTAACGTTGGCATTCACCCTTCCAAGGTTGTCGTCACCAAGCTCCGAATGGACAAGGACCGCAAATCCTTGCTCGATCGGAAGGCCAAGGGTCGCGCCGCCGCCGACAAGGAAAAGGGTACCAAGTTCGCTCCTGAGGATATTATGCAGACCGTCGATtag